In Colletotrichum higginsianum IMI 349063 chromosome 1, whole genome shotgun sequence, the DNA window TCTATATTTCTTCGGCTTGCCCGCCAAAACGGGCCAAAGTGTCGCTATGCTTTGTTCCAACCCACCTGAACGCCCATGTATGCAAACCGCCCTCATGGTGAAGTACCGAGTACCACTAATTCATGTCTGAAGAGCGGCAGCAGTCGACTGAACTGATTGGGCCCCCGAAGGAGCGTTGACGCCCCGTTGAGACATGTTGCGAGGGGTCCTGGTTGCCCGGCTCTCGGCCATCTTGCCACCGGCTGCCATGGCGCTTGGGTTGGCCTtcttgccgcccttgcttGGCCCATTTTCCGGGTCGACTCCTTTATTGAGGTCTGTCTGTTGAGCGAGCTCGGTCAGATCCTCGAGCCCGAGCACGCGACATATCTGTGTGTAGCTCTTGCACTTGCTCATTTGCTGGTACATTGAGCTTTTACCTGGCACGATCTGGCACAGCAGGTACTTGGTGTTGCCGAACTTGTTGTCGACTTCCAGTGCGTACTTGACGTAAGTCGCCGCAATCTCCTCCCAGGGTGCCATCCCTCCGTCGGTGTTCGACCTGAAGCAACTTGAGTTTGCCTCCGCAGCCGTCGCAATCATGGCGCCATCTACACCGTATTCCTTGATCAGGTCTACTGCGTGATCTCGGctctcgacatcgccgttCATGATACAGGCAACGCCAGCTTCGTGGCAGACTTCCGCGACCATGCGGAGCTGCTCTCGAATCGCCCGCTCTCTAGGTCTCATAGGAGTCGTCCGGCAGTGGATGGTGAGGCCGGTGATACCAGTGGCGCAGAGCTTCCTAACGAGGGCCTCGGTTTGTTCCGGCGTGTCAAGGAGGCGAATCTTGACGCTGATACCAATTTCGTATTCAGGCATGATGTTCGTGACCAAAGCCTCCAAGATCGCGCAAAGCTTGTCAGGTGTCTTCAGAAGAGCCGCGCCCATTCCGCCGCTAATGCTGAAGGGTTTGGGGCAGCCGGCATTgacgtcgatgccggccacATCCGCTGCAACCAGTCTGGCCGCCTGGACTGCCAGGTCTGGATCGGCCGTTCCGATCTGGAAGATCAGCTTTCCCGCTTCTTTCTCCGGGTGTGTGCTGAAGACCATGGCCTCGGGTATGGTCTTTGGGGGGTTCTTTTGGCCGAAGGAGGGGATCTTGGTCCAGTCGATCGTCTTCGTAACAGGGTTCACTCTGCGCGTAGTGCCGATCATGGCTTTGTCGACGGTTTCGGGGCCTGGAAGACACTTTTAGTAAGAGCTCGAATTTACGCCAGGAGTCTTGCGGCTTACCCCATACCAAGTCTGCACCATAGTGCAGGGCCAAAAGGCGAGAAGGGAGTTCGCCAGAACGGACCATCGGCGCAAGAACGATCTTGCCCCTGTAGTCTACCCCTCGACGGGGAATGGGCACTTTCTTGAGTTCTGATCCCATAGTTTTGAGCAGCGTGCGAAATGACATTACAAGGAAATAAATCAAGCTCCACGCCTTTCCGCGAAACAAATAGGAGTTTTCGGCGCAATCCGACGGTTGACACTTCGGCGATGCCCTGACGGGCTAGATTATGGAGAAAAGTCATGGTGTCTTATCGATAAGTAGTTATCAGATATGTTTCCCCTAATCGCTGACCATGCACCTAACGTAGATTGCCACCTCACTGCTTTGACTCCTGAGTGCAACCGGGTCCTTTAACAGTGAGTGGTCTTGCAGCACCACATAATAGATCATCAATCAGTGAGCCGTCTTACTTGTgttgcttcttcctcggAATTGGCTGGCAACAATTTGAAGACACACAAGGCTCTGCGAATGATGATCCCCTGCGATTGTCATCATCGGCGTACGACATCTAGCTTCTCTCATCCAAAGCCAACGCCCCGGTTTTTCTGAACATGGCCACAGCAACCCCATCAAGGCCAGGCATTTCTCAAGGAGCATTTGGACGCCCTGCCAAATTCAGACGGGACTCCGATTGATCTATAATGCCCAATGCCGAGCCAGGTGTAATTATTATACCGGCTCCCTT includes these proteins:
- a CDS encoding Dihydrouridine synthase; protein product: MSFRTLLKTMGSELKKVPIPRRGVDYRGKIVLAPMVRSGELPSRLLALHYGADLVWGPETVDKAMIGTTRRVNPVTKTIDWTKIPSFGQKNPPKTIPEAMVFSTHPEKEAGKLIFQIGTADPDLAVQAARLVAADVAGIDVNAGCPKPFSISGGMGAALLKTPDKLCAILEALVTNIMPEYEIGISVKIRLLDTPEQTEALVRKLCATGITGLTIHCRTTPMRPRERAIREQLRMVAEVCHEAGVACIMNGDVESRDHAVDLIKEYGVDGAMIATAAEANSSCFRSNTDGGMAPWEEIAATYVKYALEVDNKFGNTKYLLCQIVPGKSSMYQQMSKCKSYTQICRVLGLEDLTELAQQTDLNKGVDPENGPSKGGKKANPSAMAAGGKMAESRATRTPRNMSQRGVNAPSGAQSVQSTAAALQT